Within the Sulfurospirillum barnesii SES-3 genome, the region AGTCATTAATGCCTTAATTGCATCTTTGTCATTTTTGCGTTTATCAAGATAATAAACCGTCATTGTGATAGCAAGCCCTGTAATAGCACCTACAAAAATTGCTGTTAATGTACTTGAAAAGGGAGCCAATGCCCCAGTTGAGGCGAGAAATTTTTCGATATACTCTTCTGCTATGACTCCTAAAGTGACGATCAAACCGCTTGCAATGATTTTTTTAGCTTCGTGCATCGCTTCTTCATAAGTCATATTCTCTGGTGGAAAAATGAGTAATTTTATAGCCTTAAACAAAGAATAAATTCCTTCTCGAATAATTCTTATTACCCTTTTTGCTGTTGTTACAAACATATTGGTAACCGTTGTTACAAGATTAGAGATAAATCCTGAAATGAAACCGTCTTTAAAAGCAATCGCTACATCTTTCCACTTGGCTTTTATCTTTTTAGCAATTGTTTTGAGTCTCTTTTTTAAAATAGTTAAAAATTTATCATCATCAAATCCAGCAGAAAAACCATTTTTGTATATATCTAATATCTCATCGAAAAGAGCGGTGAAAAATTCAGTCATAACAAGCCCGATAGCTTGTTGCATACCCATTTTAGAGCCTTCGTTGAGACCCGTAATCGCAGTATTCCCAATAAATTTTTTACTTCCGTAATAATCGCCATTTATCTTTTTATCTATTTCTTCTCGTGCTTTTTTGTCTGCTTCTCGTGCTTTTTCATCATCAATTTTTGCTAATGTTTTAATATTTTCTAATTCTTTTTTTTCTTGAGGAGATAAATTATCTTTTGATTCTAACTCTTTTATTTTTTTTAGTTTTTCATTTTTTTTAGCTAAAA harbors:
- a CDS encoding L-lactate permease is translated as MNSIEQYKKRKNILKDKNSVSLKPVNFDIVNQLVSSKVDLNLIKEITKTMEDHYHFEDNFAVTQEEAKEFLEQFKKDFNQARFDKLIIDCKKDVIHSIVTPFGLGKIVAAYDKAGGNVDTVYNVRNGIYATVAEEEVYKNRGEYNSNEYHKDSSYIKTNAQYSDHRKKGEAKDYMTGAQLDQHQSHDLDHIKSANEIHDDAGRVLAEIKGTELANTETNLKPTTAKNNRSKKADPMEVFLAKKNEKLKKIKELESKDNLSPQEKKELENIKTLAKIDDEKAREADKKAREEIDKKINGDYYGSKKFIGNTAITGLNEGSKMGMQQAIGLVMTEFFTALFDEILDIYKNGFSAGFDDDKFLTILKKRLKTIAKKIKAKWKDVAIAFKDGFISGFISNLVTTVTNMFVTTAKRVIRIIREGIYSLFKAIKLLIFPPENMTYEEAMHEAKKIIASGLIVTLGVIAEEYIEKFLASTGALAPFSSTLTAIFVGAITGLAITMTVYYLDKRKNDKDAIKALMTQVENSIANGEALLAKLNLGYA